Part of the Anopheles gambiae chromosome 3, idAnoGambNW_F1_1, whole genome shotgun sequence genome is shown below.
CaagtattttttatcattatgaTACCAAAATACAGCTGAACCTGGGTGTGCCTCGCAGCTACCCGGAACAAGCGTATGATTGTTCTGTAGACACATATGTTCAGGATGCAATCCTTTCAAAAGTCGAGAATGATGCTCTTCCGACGGGTTGCATTCGTAACTGAACCGCACGTTAAGTCCATGGACGGCAAAGAACTTGTTatctgtaaaataaaataaaatgcatgatCATATGCTGTTCGATAAATTATCTCAATTCTGCTTACTTTTTGATTGGTCGCCATTGATCACACTAGCGTATAATGTTATTTTATCATGTTTTGAGTAATATGGTGCTATTTCGATAGGAGTAACAGATGCTTGCGAGACAAGTTTTAAAATGGCTATATTACTGTAGAGAGAATCGTCCGAGTAGTCGGGATGAATAATGATATCTCGGATCGCAATGAATGACCCATCGGCTAAAACTACTCTGGAAGTATAAGACCTGTAAAGAGATCATTAGATTAGCACGATTTATCGAAACCGTCATCGATGAGTTTCCAACCTAATACTCACATTAAATTGCTCGCACACTGTGCCAATGTGATCACGGCATCTTTTCTTATCAATACTCCTACACAAATCTTTGTGTGAGGTGCATCGGGGTGGCTGTGAATGGATACCGTGGTGTCAACAGCGATGTTCGGCTCGAATGATGTTGTGTTGTTAATTTGACGTCGATATTCTAAATGGCGCTTGGCACAAATCAACGGCTCAAACGATACATCTGCCCCTTCCTCGCGCATGATTTTGGATATCCAGTCAACAAATTTGGACAGTTTGCTAAATCCATGTAGTCTATGTAAACCACGAATCGGAGCAAACGAGGCACTTCCAATAACAAATGGAACAATGTGGTTCTCATAAATTAAATCCACATAAACTAGTCCACCTTTCCACCGCTAAAAATATAGGAATAAtgagcaaaataaaaccatagGGTAATGCAAATATTTTCGAGGTGATTACAATGTTTGGTACAAAAACCCAAAGAAGAGTACTATGCGTTTCGGCATAGCTAATAGCTATACATACCCAGTGTTCTTCGAATTCGTAAAAGACACACATCTGATGTACTGTAAGTGAGAATCCAGTGAGTAGCGAGATATAATTGAGGTATGGTTGACATTTTTCGGCATTTTTTAGTGTGATCCTCGTGGTCTGCACTATAGAATTTGTATCTGCAAGCAATCGgagaaaaaatgttgaacaaaCTTGCCGAATGTAAAAGTTTTTAGTGTTCGATCGGCAAATTGATAcctataaaaaataaaagatcgtccaattagtagtagtagtgcttTTTCTTTTGACATGCTGTGTCGTCTCTTCATATTCTCGTTGTAGAAAATTCAGAAGCCATTAGGAACATTTACTGGTATCGAAATAATCTTAGAGACGTCTGTAAAAGATCATGGCATATTGAATGATAACCTGCAATTATGTGATCATTTAAGCATTGGTGAAGGTACAGTACTGTTGCTATGTTCGATACATTATGAATTATGCTATTGttcttttaacattttttggagataaaaattaagcaaaGAAAACTCTTTGAAAGAAATCTAAATGCAATGCTGTAACTCTCGTTGCTTGTAAACGAGTACAGTGCCCGACACTGCTCGGAATAGGTGAGCGCGCTTTTACAGCTTTGATCGAAGTTATATGCTGGTATGGGTTATGGATGCATGTAGGTGTTAGAAGGCAAATAATCTTCGCTTGCAACAACTCGTAATAATTTTGTCAATTGTGGACAAATTTGAAGAGAAAACCTTCTACGGATTTAAAGTTGCTGAACTGatgcaacataaaattatattatttacgATTGCTATTTCTTCATTCGATTTTAATCTATGATAATTGGCATTCAGCTATCAAGATGCTAAGCATGCAGTAATCAAAATTTCTGTCCAAAAACAACACTTTCCAAGTTCATTATCCTTGTTAGTTCCTGGTTGTAGCACTCATGACAACTATTTTTAAGTAGTTCTCATCTGCCGTGTGACAttgtaatatatatatatatatatgataTATTTAGTTTTGTAGTGAAATTatgaaatgaattttaaattcaatgaAGTTTGAATTGATGAAAGGAAAGTAAAACTCTACGGTTCTAGGATTTACCTACCAAAAAATTCATTTGTTCCAATCAATTTAACATTGGCAATGCTTATATTATCATCCAACCATAGACAGGCCGGTACAACAGTTGATTGTATACTAAACAGAAATTGGGAGAGCAATGAGCATTGATTTTTTAGACAAAACAGTGATTATACTCTTACTTCACGTTTGCCGCGAGCTTCAATAATCCAatatcataattttttttacgtGCGTTGTACATAGGGTGAATAATAATTTTTGAGACATTAACGAGTTCTCCATGGACTGATACAGAAGTGctgcaaaatatttcaaacgtaaaaaaaatatttgtataATAAATTAGTTTCATGAATGAcatacattattatttatgatttttgaTAAACTACCTGGAGTGTAGACAGTGCGCTGATCCAACGACAAAATTTTCAGACAGCAATACCCCTAGGCAACCACGTCCTCCACCACCAAGTGCTACAGGAACTATATGTGGAAACTCCAGCTGCAATCCTTCTTTGTCGTCTGCAGTTGCATGAGAAACTTCTTGCCTCTTATGtcgttttaaaatgttttcttgttttaatCCTGATATAGGCATCAATATTAAGCACCTTTGTAATAATGATCTTTTGGTCAATTAATTACCTTTTATAGCTTCATGTTTGAGATCGTTACGCCAGTAAGCGTCAGagtctaacaaaaaaaaaatataatgaattGTAAGAATCGCCAAGAATACTTTTCATAGACTGAAACTTACAATGCAGTGTTGTaactaaaattaaaacacttaTAAACACACAAATGTACGCTGTCATCTTCAAGATGAGGCACAATCCAGACTGATTGATAATTCATCGCGTTCGTTGAGACGTACGTGTTATTTTTAGTTAAACGTACCAAGCATCTGATAGTAAAACCTTTGATCACCTTTGAATGAGAGATGGGATCATTATGCTAGACCTACGCCACAGAACAGCTGGATGTTCTCGCGAATATGGACTGAATTTCGAGTACGATTAACTAACCATCGTTATCATGGACTCttgaaaaaagagagaaagaacacTCTTGTTTCTATTGTGGTTAGCAGCATCGGTCTCATTTTGGATCGCCGTGCACTGATCACCTACTGGACTATAAATAACACTCGTATAAGCAGCAGTGATGGATTTAGAGCAACGGTCATCCGgtgggtatttttttttttgaggaaatTTTGGAAATGTCAATAAGAAAAGAATGTCAATTGTACATAATTTTTTTACGATTAAGCTTCTTGGTTAAAAtatcttttaaattaatattaaattgttGGTTTACACTGTAGAACTTGCATCAATTGGTGGAACGAAATTGGTCGACCAAAAAAATAAGGGTTGCGAAGCGTTACATTTCAACTGTAAACTTTTTTATCTATTTCGAACGCAGCCTTTTTGCTCTTATAATCTCTGTAGTTTGTCTCAGCAGCAGTGGCGGCTTGAGTGTGTCGGGGGTCCTAGGTGGTAAAATAAGTGGGGGCCCCTATCGAGCACTGAGGCTTTCGATGAGAATACTGTAAACACTGTTGTATATGCTGGACCATCCACGGAGCCCCAAAACCGACGGGGTCCTCAGTCTACTtaccgttaaatccgccactgctcAGTAGAACCTACTGCACCAGGAAGATAGAGAAAGTACATGATGCATAATCTGCTTCGTGTCTGAGATTTAGAGGAGGATGAACGATTGGGAGCCAATGTAACGCTCTCACCATTTTCTTTGCCTGCATCTTGTCAGTCGGGTCCGGAttgctccgaacggctccgaccTTGAAATGTTACTTCTTCAATGCCGATTGGAGtcactccttttttttttttaatgtatccGCAGTTTATTTGTCAAAAAATTTACATAGTTAACATACAACTGCGCAC
Proteins encoded:
- the LOC133393193 gene encoding uncharacterized protein LOC133393193 isoform X2 — protein: MNFLVSICRSNTKNFYIRQVCSTFFLRLLADTNSIVQTTRITLKNAEKCQPYLNYISLLTGFSLTVHQMCVFYEFEEHWRWKGGLVYVDLIYENHIVPFVIGSASFAPIRGLHRLHGFSKLSKFVDWISKIMREEGADVSFEPLICAKRHLEYRRQINNTTSFEPNIAVDTTVSIHSHPDAPHTKICVGVLIRKDAVITLAQCASNLMSYTSRVVLADGSFIAIRDIIIHPDYSDDSLYSNIAILKLVSQASVTPIEIAPYYSKHDKITLYASVINGDQSKNNKFFAVHGLNVRFSYECNPSEEHHSRLLKGLHPEHMCLQNNHTLVPGSCEAHPGSAVFWYHNDKKYLLGLYMHGENCGFGDQALGLYVYAYNAWIHSVIETPSQHSLGYVFPFLKTSDECSYPDGATGTCVSHINCPNISKRAGKSLPIFYCSSRAIVCCPRHLEAQKEEEHEGIAFAFYRTV
- the LOC133393193 gene encoding uncharacterized protein LOC133393193 isoform X1, yielding MTAYICVFISVLILVTTLHYSDAYWRNDLKHEAIKGLKQENILKRHKRQEVSHATADDKEGLQLEFPHIVPVALGGGGRGCLGVLLSENFVVGSAHCLHSSTSVSVHGELVNVSKIIIHPMYNARKKNYDIGLLKLAANVNIQSTVVPACLWLDDNISIANVKLIGTNEFFDTNSIVQTTRITLKNAEKCQPYLNYISLLTGFSLTVHQMCVFYEFEEHWRWKGGLVYVDLIYENHIVPFVIGSASFAPIRGLHRLHGFSKLSKFVDWISKIMREEGADVSFEPLICAKRHLEYRRQINNTTSFEPNIAVDTTVSIHSHPDAPHTKICVGVLIRKDAVITLAQCASNLMSYTSRVVLADGSFIAIRDIIIHPDYSDDSLYSNIAILKLVSQASVTPIEIAPYYSKHDKITLYASVINGDQSKNNKFFAVHGLNVRFSYECNPSEEHHSRLLKGLHPEHMCLQNNHTLVPGSCEAHPGSAVFWYHNDKKYLLGLYMHGENCGFGDQALGLYVYAYNAWIHSVIETPSQHSLGYVFPFLKTSDECSYPDGATGTCVSHINCPNISKRAGKSLPIFYCSSRAIVCCPRHLEAQKEEEHEGIAFAFYRTV
- the LOC133393193 gene encoding uncharacterized protein LOC133393193 isoform X3 — its product is MCVFYEFEEHWRWKGGLVYVDLIYENHIVPFVIGSASFAPIRGLHRLHGFSKLSKFVDWISKIMREEGADVSFEPLICAKRHLEYRRQINNTTSFEPNIAVDTTVSIHSHPDAPHTKICVGVLIRKDAVITLAQCASNLMSYTSRVVLADGSFIAIRDIIIHPDYSDDSLYSNIAILKLVSQASVTPIEIAPYYSKHDKITLYASVINGDQSKNNKFFAVHGLNVRFSYECNPSEEHHSRLLKGLHPEHMCLQNNHTLVPGSCEAHPGSAVFWYHNDKKYLLGLYMHGENCGFGDQALGLYVYAYNAWIHSVIETPSQHSLGYVFPFLKTSDECSYPDGATGTCVSHINCPNISKRAGKSLPIFYCSSRAIVCCPRHLEAQKEEEHEGIAFAFYRTV
- the LOC133393193 gene encoding serine protease Hayan-like isoform X4, with the protein product MTAYICVFISVLILVTTLHYSDAYWRNDLKHEAIKGLKQENILKRHKRQEVSHATADDKEGLQLEFPHIVPVALGGGGRGCLGVLLSENFVVGSAHCLHSSTSVSVHGELVNVSKIIIHPMYNARKKNYDIGLLKLAANVNIQSTVVPACLWLDDNISIANVKLIGTNEFFGINLPIEH